In one window of Candidatus Lernaella stagnicola DNA:
- a CDS encoding tetratricopeptide repeat protein, which yields MTRWCAAMLVILLLAAAPAWAAGVPSLVGQGNKAYEGGDYETALAAYQQAAEMAPDRGELQVNLGNTLFMQGDHEGAIKAYNKSLTTEDTALRGRAYYNRSAAEIAMQNWDGAIESLRRSLLLNPEDEDAKHNLLYAVKKLEEQEDQEQDQQDQPDDQSKQDEQDEQDEQDQSEEDKQQGQSEKDKEQAKQDQATPEPPDEGKQAQTPKEQQQPLDPDMIDPELAAAILDALQQAEEEMLAAEMQQGSTDGGVDKDW from the coding sequence ATGACGCGTTGGTGCGCCGCCATGCTTGTGATTCTTTTGCTCGCCGCCGCGCCGGCGTGGGCGGCCGGGGTTCCCTCGTTGGTCGGCCAGGGGAACAAAGCGTACGAAGGGGGCGATTACGAGACGGCGCTCGCGGCCTATCAGCAAGCCGCCGAAATGGCGCCCGATCGTGGCGAATTGCAGGTTAACCTGGGCAATACCCTCTTCATGCAGGGCGATCACGAGGGTGCGATCAAGGCGTACAACAAATCGCTGACCACCGAAGACACGGCGCTTCGCGGGCGGGCCTACTACAACCGGAGCGCCGCGGAAATCGCCATGCAGAACTGGGACGGGGCCATTGAAAGCCTGCGGCGTTCGCTGTTGCTTAACCCCGAGGACGAAGACGCCAAGCATAACCTCTTGTACGCGGTGAAGAAGCTCGAGGAGCAGGAAGACCAAGAGCAGGATCAACAGGACCAACCGGACGACCAATCCAAGCAAGACGAACAGGACGAGCAGGACGAGCAGGATCAGTCCGAGGAAGACAAGCAACAGGGTCAATCGGAGAAGGACAAGGAACAAGCGAAGCAGGATCAAGCGACGCCCGAGCCGCCGGACGAAGGCAAACAGGCCCAGACGCCGAAAGAACAGCAGCAACCGCTTGATCCGGATATGATCGACCCCGAACTCGCGGCCGCCATCCTCGACGCCCTGCAACAGGCTGAGGAGGAAATGCTGGCGGCCGAAATGCAACAAGGGAGCACCGATGGCGGCGTGGACAAAGACTGGTAG
- a CDS encoding SH3 domain-containing protein: MKRWLGWLTVLLVLVPATAWADAAADHYNRGNRLFEQNEFTAALEAYEAAFAAGADDADLFLNLGNAAFRAGQHGEAVWACEMGLRLAPRDEDLRYNLRYAEAFLRDELPEGEHAFLVRLAQRVALTFSAREALGIALFAWLILGVTAMLWLPRRRSWLLALGIAAVFILLIFGPLAGWRIYDQHVISRAVVIAEEAVVRTAPAADAPEAFTIHSGLRFELIDQRADFARIRVASGLQGWIPKESFRRLMP; the protein is encoded by the coding sequence ATGAAGCGTTGGCTCGGTTGGCTTACGGTGCTGCTCGTCCTGGTCCCGGCGACCGCTTGGGCCGACGCGGCGGCGGACCACTACAACCGCGGCAACCGTCTCTTTGAGCAGAACGAGTTCACCGCCGCGTTGGAAGCCTACGAGGCGGCCTTCGCTGCCGGGGCCGACGATGCCGACTTGTTCCTGAATCTCGGCAACGCCGCGTTTCGCGCCGGGCAGCACGGCGAGGCGGTTTGGGCTTGCGAAATGGGGCTCCGTCTGGCTCCGCGCGACGAGGATTTGCGCTACAACCTGCGGTACGCCGAAGCGTTCCTTCGCGACGAACTACCCGAGGGCGAGCACGCTTTTCTCGTGCGTCTCGCGCAACGCGTCGCCCTGACGTTTTCGGCTCGCGAGGCGCTTGGGATCGCGCTTTTCGCTTGGCTGATCCTCGGCGTGACGGCAATGCTTTGGTTGCCGCGCCGCCGCTCGTGGCTGTTGGCGTTGGGAATTGCGGCGGTTTTCATCTTGCTGATATTCGGACCCTTGGCCGGCTGGCGCATTTACGATCAACACGTCATCAGCCGCGCCGTCGTGATTGCCGAGGAGGCGGTGGTTCGCACCGCGCCCGCCGCCGACGCGCCGGAAGCTTTCACCATCCACTCGGGTTTGCGATTCGAACTGATCGATCAGCGCGCCGATTTTGCGCGGATTCGCGTCGCCTCCGGCCTGCAGGGTTGGATTCCAAAGGAAAGTTTCCGCCGCCTCATGCCCTAG
- a CDS encoding endonuclease/exonuclease/phosphatase family protein: protein MRDRTFPFLLILVMALFFMLSCGNGDDDDNDADAADDDDDDNDDDDNDDDDNDDDNDDDNDDDDDTAPPGPLALTVMTYNILFDFPNPEYDNWGIRKEQIAEIINFHAPDLVGLQEPLPWQTMALHDLCPGYAEVSIPLDPDAALFYKEDRFTLLDQGHFWLSPHPERPSIGFGNFMPRYVTWAALHDNESEQEFYFFNTHFDNTSPFQETAAPMFLDMVEEIIGSSPVVITGDFNSKPDTEAYAILTSGNSPGDFALTNSFDLAPDFDVRLAPGDEREYDPDHRIDHIFVASGDWDCSYWVVDMTRYGDPWRDPSDHLAMSADITLAQ from the coding sequence ATGCGTGATCGTACTTTTCCTTTCCTGTTAATCCTTGTGATGGCGCTTTTTTTCATGCTTTCCTGCGGCAACGGAGACGATGACGACAACGATGCTGACGCCGCTGATGACGACGACGACGATAACGACGACGACGATAATGACGACGACGACAATGACGACGACAATGACGACGACAACGATGACGACGACGACACGGCGCCGCCGGGTCCTCTAGCCCTAACCGTTATGACCTACAACATCTTGTTCGACTTCCCGAATCCCGAGTACGACAACTGGGGGATACGCAAGGAGCAAATCGCCGAAATTATCAATTTCCACGCGCCGGACCTAGTTGGCCTGCAAGAGCCTTTGCCCTGGCAAACGATGGCGCTGCACGACCTGTGCCCGGGATACGCGGAAGTTTCCATCCCTTTGGATCCCGATGCGGCTCTTTTTTATAAGGAAGACCGCTTTACGTTGCTCGATCAGGGCCATTTCTGGCTCAGCCCGCATCCCGAGCGCCCTTCTATTGGCTTCGGCAACTTCATGCCTAGATACGTTACGTGGGCCGCGCTGCATGATAACGAATCGGAGCAGGAGTTCTATTTTTTCAACACCCATTTCGACAACACCTCGCCTTTCCAGGAAACGGCGGCCCCGATGTTTCTGGACATGGTCGAAGAAATTATCGGCTCTAGCCCGGTAGTGATCACCGGTGACTTCAATTCGAAACCGGATACCGAGGCTTACGCCATATTGACCAGCGGCAATTCTCCAGGGGACTTCGCTTTGACGAATTCCTTCGACCTTGCGCCGGACTTCGATGTGCGCCTCGCGCCGGGAGACGAACGGGAATACGACCCGGACCATCGCATCGATCATATCTTTGTGGCTTCGGGGGATTGGGATTGCTCGTACTGGGTGGTGGACATGACCCGCTACGGCGACCCTTGGAGAGACCCTTCGGACCACCTTGCCATGTCGGCCGATATCACCTTGGCTCAATAG
- a CDS encoding VWA domain-containing protein — protein sequence MQFAHPEVLLALVVVPLYLLAAWALRRHGRRKLAALLPAPEQRAILSTANPTRAVLQSVLLATALLFVVVSAARPQFGIEYKEVQRRGVDVVVAIDVSTSMLARDVVPDRLGQAKTLAVKLLERLGGDRVAVLPFAGNSTLRWPLSFDHGAAAMLIEALDAQAVTRGGSGLHNAVDGALQLFTEDETYEKVLVVFSDGEDHVGGVDEAARRAEAAKMIVHTVGVGATQGVPIPVPGRDGEEFKHDRSGEMVYTRLEAEPLQILAAVSGGTFHVASYSGEEIDAVAAAIDALVGRDLKSSTVVHTKEQYQWFLLPAIILLAVEALLGRRKKEVRP from the coding sequence ATGCAGTTTGCGCACCCGGAAGTGCTGCTCGCGCTCGTGGTCGTACCGCTGTATCTGCTGGCCGCCTGGGCGCTGCGTCGCCACGGTCGCCGCAAACTCGCCGCCTTGCTGCCCGCGCCGGAGCAACGCGCCATCCTCAGCACCGCCAACCCAACGCGCGCCGTGCTGCAATCCGTGCTGCTGGCGACGGCCCTGCTGTTCGTGGTCGTGTCGGCGGCGCGACCTCAGTTCGGAATTGAATATAAGGAAGTGCAACGCCGCGGCGTCGACGTGGTGGTCGCCATCGACGTATCCACCTCCATGCTTGCCCGCGACGTGGTGCCCGATCGCCTCGGACAGGCCAAAACCCTGGCCGTCAAATTACTCGAGAGACTCGGCGGCGACCGCGTTGCGGTGCTGCCGTTTGCCGGCAATTCCACGTTGCGCTGGCCGTTGTCGTTCGACCACGGCGCGGCCGCGATGTTGATTGAAGCCCTCGACGCGCAGGCCGTTACGCGCGGGGGTTCGGGGCTACACAACGCCGTCGACGGCGCGTTGCAACTGTTCACGGAGGACGAAACCTACGAGAAAGTGCTGGTCGTGTTCTCCGATGGTGAGGATCACGTCGGCGGTGTCGACGAAGCCGCGCGACGGGCTGAAGCCGCGAAGATGATCGTCCATACCGTGGGCGTCGGCGCGACCCAAGGCGTGCCGATTCCGGTGCCGGGTCGAGACGGCGAGGAATTCAAGCACGACCGCAGCGGCGAGATGGTCTATACCCGCCTGGAAGCGGAGCCCTTGCAGATTCTCGCGGCCGTTAGCGGCGGAACGTTTCACGTGGCCAGTTACAGCGGTGAGGAAATCGACGCCGTCGCCGCCGCCATCGACGCCTTGGTCGGTCGCGATTTGAAATCGAGCACCGTCGTGCATACCAAAGAACAGTACCAATGGTTCCTGCTGCCCGCGATCATTCTGCTGGCGGTCGAAGCCTTGCTCGGCCGTCGGAAAAAGGAGGTGCGCCCATGA
- a CDS encoding VWA domain-containing protein: protein MSLQQPWLLILLIVPVLVLIRRWHGRREATIVVGDSRFFAALPVSLRQRLRRLPLLIRVLTIAVLIVTAARPQLEKVTQRITSEGIDIIIALDLSESMRALDFAPKDRLTVAKEVTSDFIEGRLGDRIGLVLFGTRAITQCPLTVDHGVVIQLVQKAQPGMLGPATAIGMAVATATNRLRDAPGKSRVVVLVTDGNNTAGKIDPITAARLAKALGVKIYTVAVGAKGQAIIPGPAGKRYIGDELDEDTLREVAREGNGKFYRATDADSLKRIFDEIDQLERTKVEREKSTHYGDRFEPLLWAGVALLMLELLLVGGPLRKVV, encoded by the coding sequence ATGAGCCTGCAGCAACCATGGCTGCTCATTCTGCTGATTGTGCCCGTCCTCGTGCTCATTCGGCGCTGGCACGGGCGTCGCGAAGCCACAATTGTGGTCGGCGACAGCCGTTTCTTCGCGGCGTTGCCGGTTTCGTTGCGGCAGCGGCTGCGGCGTTTGCCGTTATTGATCCGCGTGCTCACGATCGCGGTGCTGATCGTCACGGCGGCGCGGCCGCAACTCGAGAAAGTCACGCAGCGCATCACCAGCGAGGGCATCGACATCATCATCGCTCTCGACCTTTCCGAATCCATGCGCGCGCTCGACTTCGCGCCCAAGGACCGCCTCACCGTGGCCAAGGAAGTCACCTCCGATTTCATCGAAGGGCGTCTTGGCGACCGCATCGGGCTGGTCCTGTTCGGCACGCGGGCGATCACCCAGTGCCCCTTGACGGTCGACCACGGCGTCGTCATTCAACTCGTGCAAAAAGCCCAGCCGGGCATGCTCGGCCCGGCGACCGCCATCGGCATGGCCGTGGCTACGGCGACCAACCGGCTGCGCGACGCGCCGGGAAAAAGCCGCGTGGTGGTGCTGGTCACTGACGGCAATAACACGGCGGGGAAGATCGACCCCATTACCGCCGCCCGGTTGGCCAAAGCGCTGGGCGTCAAGATTTACACGGTCGCGGTCGGCGCCAAGGGGCAGGCGATCATCCCCGGTCCGGCGGGCAAGCGTTACATCGGCGACGAACTCGACGAAGACACGCTGCGGGAGGTGGCCCGCGAAGGAAACGGCAAGTTCTACCGCGCCACCGACGCCGACAGCCTCAAGCGCATTTTCGACGAGATCGATCAACTCGAGAGAACGAAGGTCGAACGGGAGAAGTCCACACACTACGGCGACCGTTTCGAACCCCTCTTGTGGGCCGGTGTGGCGTTGTTGATGTTGGAACTGCTACTGGTCGGCGGACCGCTGCGGAAGGTGGTATAG
- a CDS encoding DUF58 domain-containing protein gives MLTEDAIRRIRRVAITTRKEVETGFSGAYHSVFRGRGSQFDEVRPYQAGDPIRDIDWNVTARTGEPFVKIFREERELTLMLVVDASRSGLFGSVRSKRELAAEAAAILAFSAIESGDKVGLLRFTDRIEQYVPPRKGSRHVWRVIRDLLEGETKGRGTDIRTALAHVRKVRRHRAVVVLLSDFLAPFDYEKELRAAASRHDLIAAEVLDPLDLELPDVGLVEIEDAESGERRWIDTGAHNLRQQYADTATRHRERLNDFFVRNGVDLLTLRTDEGAVPPLKRFFELRRRRRR, from the coding sequence ATGCTGACCGAAGACGCCATCCGCCGCATTCGCCGCGTTGCCATCACGACGCGCAAAGAGGTGGAGACCGGCTTTTCGGGCGCTTACCACAGCGTGTTCCGCGGTCGCGGTTCGCAATTCGACGAAGTGCGGCCCTATCAGGCGGGCGACCCCATCCGTGACATCGACTGGAACGTCACCGCCCGCACCGGCGAGCCTTTCGTGAAAATCTTCCGCGAAGAGCGCGAGTTGACCTTGATGCTCGTGGTCGACGCCAGCCGCTCCGGGCTGTTCGGCTCGGTGCGCAGCAAACGCGAACTAGCCGCCGAGGCCGCGGCCATCCTCGCCTTCTCCGCCATTGAATCCGGCGACAAGGTCGGCCTGCTGCGCTTTACCGATCGCATCGAACAATATGTGCCACCCCGCAAGGGTTCACGCCACGTCTGGCGCGTGATTCGCGATCTGCTCGAAGGCGAAACCAAGGGGCGTGGCACCGACATCCGCACCGCCCTGGCGCACGTGCGCAAAGTGCGGCGACACCGCGCCGTCGTCGTGCTGCTCAGCGATTTCCTCGCGCCCTTCGATTATGAAAAGGAATTGCGTGCCGCCGCGTCGCGGCACGACTTGATCGCCGCCGAAGTGCTCGATCCGCTCGACCTGGAATTGCCCGACGTCGGCTTGGTCGAGATCGAAGACGCCGAAAGCGGCGAGCGCCGTTGGATCGATACCGGCGCGCACAACCTGCGGCAACAATACGCCGACACCGCGACCCGGCATCGCGAACGCTTGAATGATTTCTTCGTGCGTAACGGCGTCGACCTGCTGACCCTGCGCACCGACGAAGGCGCCGTGCCGCCTCTCAAACGCTTTTTTGAATTGCGCAGGCGGAGGCGGCGGTGA
- a CDS encoding trypsin-like serine protease has product MSWRKPTLFVVAMISFCLLSYGVPAVLQLENMAWAGISVVSYQDGVEWFHEIGDDTVESTASLAEYIPDDIEVSWGEGKGLEQVTNTSSYPWSTVCHLALLLSDGSTAFCSGAMADEFHIITAAHCLYNLEFGGWVAGVEAICGQDRNDHPFGHSWATGMSVSSKWYEDPPYDETNEHDWGYIVLDRQKGISTGYMGMQGEDSCGWYEGTTMNLAGYPGSPFAGDCMYFDSGECYECGGGMIFYYTEVYKGMSGGPVWVYYSKGERYKVAVGSGAVPGKYSRGCGVQYTNDLVDALLDAFDESSTPPADFYNDWCLGLSSSNCGDFCCQTDDPCNLANNGYCDCYDSCSWDSYDCGASAGDDDTFFPDDDNFPDDDDHHDDDDDDDEEEDDDLCGI; this is encoded by the coding sequence ATGTCGTGGAGAAAACCGACGTTGTTCGTTGTGGCGATGATTTCGTTTTGTTTGCTTTCATATGGAGTTCCGGCGGTTCTCCAGCTTGAGAATATGGCGTGGGCGGGCATTTCGGTTGTCAGCTATCAGGATGGTGTCGAATGGTTTCATGAAATCGGGGACGACACCGTAGAGTCGACCGCGAGCCTCGCGGAATACATCCCCGATGACATCGAGGTTTCATGGGGCGAGGGCAAAGGCCTCGAACAAGTAACCAACACGTCGAGCTACCCATGGTCGACCGTATGTCATCTGGCCTTGTTGTTGTCCGACGGCAGCACGGCGTTTTGTTCCGGGGCGATGGCGGATGAGTTCCATATCATCACCGCGGCACATTGTCTCTACAATTTGGAATTCGGCGGTTGGGTCGCCGGCGTGGAGGCGATTTGCGGACAGGATCGCAACGATCATCCGTTCGGACATAGTTGGGCCACCGGTATGTCGGTTTCCTCGAAGTGGTATGAAGATCCTCCGTACGATGAAACCAATGAACACGATTGGGGGTATATCGTCCTCGATCGACAAAAGGGAATTTCGACGGGATATATGGGCATGCAGGGCGAAGATAGCTGTGGTTGGTACGAGGGCACGACGATGAATCTCGCGGGCTACCCCGGCAGCCCTTTCGCCGGCGATTGCATGTATTTTGACTCCGGCGAATGTTATGAGTGCGGCGGCGGAATGATTTTCTACTACACGGAAGTCTACAAAGGCATGTCGGGCGGTCCCGTCTGGGTTTATTACTCGAAAGGCGAGCGATACAAAGTCGCCGTCGGCTCCGGCGCGGTCCCGGGTAAATATTCTCGTGGCTGCGGGGTGCAATACACCAACGACCTCGTCGATGCGCTGCTCGATGCGTTTGATGAGAGCTCAACACCGCCGGCCGACTTCTACAACGATTGGTGTTTAGGTCTTAGTTCGAGCAACTGCGGGGACTTTTGTTGCCAGACTGATGACCCCTGCAATTTGGCGAATAACGGGTATTGTGATTGTTATGACAGTTGCTCGTGGGACTCCTACGACTGTGGGGCTTCGGCCGGTGACGACGATACCTTCTTCCCCGACGACGACAATTTTCCCGACGACGATGATCACCACGACGATGACGACGACGACGACGAAGAAGAAGACGACGACCTCTGCGGAATCTGA
- a CDS encoding BatD family protein: MAAWTKTGSGLALVCLACLLAPLWANAADSLTLAIQPTTVVRGDIVKARVTADRGVKGRPSLLGAGGFEVVASSHSDSVQFINGALSVSRSYVFSLRALKSGNFKITAAAKTRGGSLRSRPVQVTVVGQQRSQTPLPSQTPNAGPSQQGGKPYFVETRVSKNDPYVGQLVLVEYHVYLREDVQVTANSFSITTMPEFVGFTGHELPKSNRLNFEPETIGGQNYQRALLQRFAVFPAAVGDQALGTMRVEFRYLDSRRRGGDPFFGLPMFGNARRAAADSDPVKIRVKPLPAEGKPGDFSGLVGRFSMKAELDRNQVSAGEPFTLTMVVEGRGNIDQLKRPKIDLPAGLRIYSDKDQTDLRPSIDTISGSKTFETILLADQPGDFTIAPIVVSFFDPQTGAYDQVASPPLSIKVRGQAMTPGQNGISVISREAVEVRGRDLRYIRRDKESLDRTSAAWVAAPVTYVAIGLWPLFVFLVILFQIRQGRLRADRGGYRSRRAMKEAKARLAAARGLTSGEGAAFYAELQRALLGFVADKFNVAAPGLERFEVEALLRERDVTPEHIETLLALWHETDAARFGGIDTAPVQRRQALGKARRLIADLAGELER, from the coding sequence ATGGCGGCGTGGACAAAGACTGGTAGCGGCCTCGCGCTGGTCTGCCTCGCGTGCTTGCTCGCCCCGCTATGGGCGAACGCGGCCGACTCCCTCACGCTTGCGATCCAACCGACCACCGTGGTGCGCGGCGATATCGTGAAGGCGCGGGTTACGGCGGATCGCGGCGTCAAGGGCCGGCCGAGCCTGCTGGGCGCCGGCGGTTTTGAAGTCGTGGCCTCTTCGCACAGCGATAGCGTGCAATTCATCAACGGCGCGTTGAGCGTCAGCCGTTCGTATGTGTTTTCCCTGCGCGCCCTGAAGTCGGGCAATTTCAAAATCACCGCCGCGGCAAAAACCCGGGGCGGCTCGCTTCGTTCCCGTCCCGTGCAAGTGACGGTCGTCGGGCAACAACGTTCGCAGACCCCGTTGCCGTCGCAAACACCGAATGCCGGACCTTCCCAGCAGGGTGGAAAACCGTATTTCGTCGAAACGCGCGTCTCGAAAAACGACCCCTACGTGGGCCAGTTGGTCTTGGTGGAGTACCACGTTTATTTGCGGGAAGACGTGCAGGTCACCGCCAACTCGTTCAGCATTACGACGATGCCGGAATTCGTCGGCTTTACCGGCCACGAACTGCCGAAATCCAACCGCCTGAATTTCGAACCCGAGACCATCGGCGGACAAAATTACCAACGAGCCTTGCTGCAACGTTTCGCCGTTTTTCCCGCCGCCGTGGGCGACCAGGCTTTGGGCACGATGCGGGTGGAATTTCGGTATTTGGATTCCAGGCGCCGCGGGGGCGACCCGTTTTTCGGATTGCCGATGTTTGGCAACGCGCGGCGCGCGGCGGCCGATTCCGACCCGGTCAAGATACGCGTCAAACCGCTGCCCGCAGAGGGTAAGCCGGGCGATTTTTCCGGATTGGTCGGACGCTTTTCGATGAAGGCCGAACTCGATCGCAACCAGGTATCCGCGGGCGAACCGTTTACGCTCACGATGGTCGTGGAGGGGCGCGGCAATATCGACCAACTCAAACGGCCGAAAATCGACCTGCCCGCGGGCCTGCGCATTTACAGCGATAAAGACCAGACCGACCTGCGGCCCTCCATCGATACGATCAGCGGCAGCAAAACTTTCGAGACGATTCTCCTGGCCGACCAGCCGGGTGACTTTACCATCGCGCCGATCGTCGTTTCGTTTTTCGATCCGCAAACAGGCGCCTACGATCAAGTCGCGTCGCCGCCGTTATCGATCAAAGTGCGCGGGCAGGCGATGACCCCGGGGCAAAACGGTATTTCGGTTATCTCGCGCGAGGCGGTCGAAGTGCGCGGCCGCGACCTGCGCTACATCCGCCGTGACAAAGAAAGCCTGGACCGCACAAGTGCGGCTTGGGTCGCCGCGCCGGTCACGTACGTAGCAATCGGCCTGTGGCCTCTCTTCGTTTTTCTTGTGATTCTCTTTCAGATTCGACAAGGACGGTTGCGGGCCGACCGTGGCGGTTACCGCAGCCGGCGGGCGATGAAAGAAGCCAAGGCGCGTCTGGCCGCGGCGCGCGGCCTCACTAGCGGCGAGGGGGCAGCATTCTACGCCGAACTTCAACGCGCGTTGCTCGGCTTCGTCGCGGACAAATTCAACGTCGCCGCGCCGGGACTGGAACGCTTCGAGGTCGAGGCATTATTGCGCGAGCGAGATGTGACGCCGGAGCATATCGAAACCTTGCTCGCCCTGTGGCATGAGACCGACGCCGCGCGCTTCGGCGGCATCGACACCGCGCCCGTACAACGGCGGCAAGCGCTCGGCAAAGCCCGGCGGCTGATCGCCGACCTGGCCGGGGAGTTGGAACGATGA
- a CDS encoding radical SAM protein — translation MNRRWDRLRKHARYITRFPGVMPRAAGNYARLLLGQKRLRGIEFALTYACSGHCAHCSTTKLRQPGHERLSTAQMCDVVRQCRDLGALNINLTGGECLHLPELPEVIAACGPKSMVVSVATNGEPLSPERCDDIARWGVSIVTISLDSADPPTHDAGRGIPDLFDRIMQGTDLLRERGVDVFWCTILTRENIANGDAEAMWRLAMAKNVMLTANMPCPVGGWQKQDVLLNEAERAFHRDLITRPNMRWEGSSNYFRMGCPAGIEKLYISPYGDVMPCNFMHVSYGNLRERPLAAIWRDVLDRSPFNHIHEGCIVAEDGEILREVVEPLEDFATHPVPAAEHPRRDLILRDEDD, via the coding sequence ATGAACAGGCGCTGGGACCGGCTGCGCAAACACGCGCGCTACATCACACGTTTTCCGGGGGTCATGCCGCGGGCGGCGGGGAACTATGCGCGCCTGCTGCTGGGCCAAAAGCGCCTGCGCGGTATCGAGTTCGCGCTGACCTACGCCTGCAGCGGCCACTGCGCCCACTGCTCGACCACGAAGCTGCGGCAACCAGGCCATGAACGCCTCAGCACGGCTCAAATGTGTGACGTGGTCCGGCAATGCCGCGACCTGGGCGCGCTGAACATCAACCTGACCGGCGGCGAATGCCTCCACCTACCCGAACTGCCCGAGGTCATCGCCGCCTGCGGCCCCAAAAGCATGGTCGTGTCCGTGGCCACCAACGGCGAACCGCTTTCCCCCGAGCGCTGCGACGACATCGCCCGTTGGGGGGTGTCGATCGTGACGATCAGCCTCGACTCCGCCGACCCGCCGACGCACGATGCGGGCCGCGGCATTCCCGATCTCTTCGACCGCATCATGCAAGGCACGGACCTGCTGCGTGAGCGCGGCGTCGATGTGTTTTGGTGCACGATCTTGACGCGGGAGAATATCGCCAACGGCGACGCCGAGGCCATGTGGCGCCTGGCGATGGCGAAAAACGTCATGCTCACGGCCAACATGCCCTGCCCCGTCGGCGGCTGGCAGAAACAAGACGTGCTGCTCAACGAGGCCGAGCGGGCGTTTCATCGCGACTTGATCACCCGGCCCAACATGCGGTGGGAGGGCAGCAGCAACTACTTCCGCATGGGCTGCCCGGCGGGCATCGAGAAGCTGTACATCAGCCCCTACGGCGACGTCATGCCGTGCAACTTTATGCACGTTTCCTACGGCAACCTGCGCGAGCGGCCGCTGGCGGCGATCTGGCGCGACGTGCTGGACCGCAGTCCCTTCAACCACATTCACGAGGGCTGCATTGTCGCCGAAGACGGCGAAATTTTGCGGGAGGTCGTCGAGCCGCTGGAAGACTTCGCCACGCATCCGGTACCGGCCGCCGAGCATCCGCGACGCGACCTGATCCTGCGCGACGAGGATGACTGA
- a CDS encoding AAA family ATPase yields the protein MLSEEFAQLEQEIAQKSGFVERLLNEVGKRIVGQRAMIERILIAILADGHILLEGMPGLAKTLAVKTFAATVDAQFARIQFTPDLLPADLIGTMVFRRDTGDFVPKLGPLFANLILADEINRAPAKVQSALLEAMEERQVTLGDATHPLPRPFLVFATQNPIEQEGTYPLPEAQRDRFLLKLKVGYPSREEEAEIMRRVGGGIMPTVDKVITPDDVVAVRDIVRRVRVDEKIEQYILDLVFASRYPERVPGLEEWAPLFEYGASPRASLALLACGRCHAFLRSRAYVTPDDIKAIGPDVLRHRIIPSYEAEAEERTAEDLVQALFDYVEVP from the coding sequence ATGCTTTCCGAAGAATTTGCGCAACTCGAACAAGAGATCGCCCAAAAGAGCGGATTCGTAGAACGATTGCTGAACGAGGTCGGCAAGCGGATCGTCGGCCAACGGGCGATGATCGAACGGATTCTCATTGCGATTCTCGCCGACGGGCACATCCTCTTAGAAGGTATGCCCGGCCTGGCGAAAACCCTCGCCGTGAAAACCTTCGCCGCGACCGTCGACGCCCAGTTCGCGCGCATCCAGTTCACTCCGGACCTGTTGCCTGCCGACCTGATCGGCACCATGGTCTTTCGGAGGGACACCGGCGACTTCGTGCCCAAGCTCGGTCCCCTGTTCGCCAACCTCATCCTGGCGGACGAAATCAACCGCGCCCCCGCCAAGGTGCAAAGCGCCTTGCTCGAGGCCATGGAAGAGCGCCAGGTCACCTTGGGCGACGCGACGCATCCTTTGCCGCGGCCCTTCCTCGTGTTCGCCACGCAGAACCCCATCGAACAAGAGGGCACCTATCCGCTGCCCGAGGCGCAGCGCGACCGCTTCTTGCTCAAGCTGAAGGTCGGCTACCCCAGCCGCGAGGAGGAAGCGGAAATCATGCGCCGGGTCGGCGGCGGCATCATGCCCACAGTTGACAAAGTCATCACGCCGGACGACGTGGTGGCCGTGCGCGACATCGTGCGCCGCGTGCGGGTGGACGAGAAAATCGAACAGTACATCCTGGATCTGGTGTTCGCCTCCCGCTATCCCGAGCGCGTTCCCGGGTTGGAAGAATGGGCGCCGCTGTTCGAATACGGGGCCAGCCCGCGCGCCAGTCTGGCGCTTTTGGCCTGCGGCCGCTGCCACGCGTTTTTGCGTAGTCGCGCCTACGTTACGCCCGACGACATCAAGGCCATCGGGCCCGACGTGCTGCGCCACCGCATTATCCCCAGCTACGAAGCCGAGGCCGAGGAGCGGACGGCCGAAGATCTCGTGCAAGCGCTGTTCGATTACGTAGAAGTGCCCTGA